CCCCGAAGCCCGCGGCGACGGGGCCCGCTGGCTCGCCAACCAGTTGCGCGCCTATCTCGGCTCGCAGGGCATCGTCGATATCGTGGATTACGTGAAGACTTTCATCCAGTCCTTAGGGTTGGTCGGCGGCGGGCATACCCTGGTCGAAGGCGGCCTCACCAAGCAGACCCTACGGCCCACGCGGTCGGGCGGATCTTCGGTAGGGGGCTTTCCGCCTTCGCAGCTCATCAAAGGCGGCGCCACCCCGACCGGGAGCAACACGTATTCCCGGTCCATGGCCGATCCCGCGGAATTCCAGACCCAAGCGACTACCGGGGCGATGGGACCCTCGTCGCGCAGTCCCTTGGTTTGGATCGGGGTCCTGCTTTCCTTATGCGTTTTGGTCCTGGCGGGCGCCATCATCTGGTCGCGAATGCCGCATGACGACACGAGCCTTAAGACGGCCTCGGTTAAGCATACAACCAAGGGGGTTACCCCGACTCCGGTAACGCCAACAAAAGTGCCCGAGACGACCAATCCCGTGCCTTCCACGACAGGGAATCCGACCGCATTCACTTCGGATACCCAGCCCGTTAACCCCATCCCGACTCCCCAATCCCACATCGGAACGATGGAGCCGGCAAATCCGGTCCATTACGGCGGCAAGGTACCGGTAAGGCCGCGCCATACCGGGCGGGAAAACATCGAACTCCATCATACCGTGGCTACGCATAATCCGGAGCCCCGTCCGGTTCCGGCCCCGGCGCCTGTCCACGAGCCGGAAGCCGCCCAGACCGGATTCGTCCTCATCAAGTCGGCCCCGCCCTTCGCGGCGTTGACCATCAATGGTAAACCGCAAGGCGAGACCCCCATGAACGCTTATCTCGAAGTGCCCGTGGGCAAATGCCATATCGAGATCGTCCATCGGCTAAGCCCCCCCTTCGATACGACCATCATGGTCAGTCCGGGTTTCCGCCGCGAATTCAAATTCAAGCTGGATCGATAGGCCGGAATGCCCCCTCGCCGATCGCGGGGATTCCTCGGTCGGATGCGCCGAAATGAGCTACTTTTAGCCCCCGAGGGGCCATTTTTCCTTACCGATGAATTAAGTTTTTAGGCTCCGTGCATGGGGCTTGCGGCCACCTCGTTTCGGGAACGCGACTTTCAACCTCAGGAGCATAAGGAAAAAATGGTGCTGAAGCGAATCCTTCCCTTGGCCATCGTCATGGCGACTTCCCCGGCATTTTCCCAGGTGCAGTTGTTCGAGGCCGAGGTTTCCGGCATTGTTCCCCACGCTGGCATCACTTGGAACTCCGGTATCACGCAATACCTCGCCGGATTCGAGTACACCATCGATGGGCGCACGACCCTGGGATTCGATTACGCGGCCCCCTTGAAGGATACCCTGACCTTTGATCCCGACTTGAAATCCTACACCGTGCATCCCTACGGCGAATTCGAATTCATCGAACCGGACAACCTGAAGACCTTCAGCTTCGCCATGCGCGTGGACTTCATCCACGAGGATACCCACGACAAGCCCAGCAGTACTCCGG
This portion of the Fibrobacterota bacterium genome encodes:
- a CDS encoding serine/threonine protein kinase encodes the protein MEYGRYRILSQLGQGGMATVYLAEDPLLQRLVAIKVIQAHLSSNSGLMERFTVEAKTIASLRHINIVEVFDFGIQDDQQFLVMEYIDGQNLQAICGALLGRSMPNTVAAAIICQAAEGLTSAEKHGVVHRDIKPENLMFNSEGTLKIADFGIAHIADEGSRTQTGAVLGSPNFMSPEQIEGLRPTNKTDIFSLGGVFYYILTGKLPFTGPSIPVTMRNICERPHPPIVESNPQADPFLIKLVDVLLQKRPEARGDGARWLANQLRAYLGSQGIVDIVDYVKTFIQSLGLVGGGHTLVEGGLTKQTLRPTRSGGSSVGGFPPSQLIKGGATPTGSNTYSRSMADPAEFQTQATTGAMGPSSRSPLVWIGVLLSLCVLVLAGAIIWSRMPHDDTSLKTASVKHTTKGVTPTPVTPTKVPETTNPVPSTTGNPTAFTSDTQPVNPIPTPQSHIGTMEPANPVHYGGKVPVRPRHTGRENIELHHTVATHNPEPRPVPAPAPVHEPEAAQTGFVLIKSAPPFAALTINGKPQGETPMNAYLEVPVGKCHIEIVHRLSPPFDTTIMVSPGFRREFKFKLDR